The following are encoded together in the Gilvimarinus sp. DA14 genome:
- a CDS encoding cellulase family glycosylhydrolase — translation MLTRLLPLSALLFCLLTGQTLAASDKPGFYVKGRHLYDACDARIVLMGPNRMVYWMDRTGLSSFSEIAKTDSNTVRIVWTTEGKPAELDTVLKNARRFELVPIIELHDATGDWSKLKLLVDYWTRPDIAAVIAKHQAYTIVNIGNEVGDKVALEDYIAGYSKAIKRLREAGYQTPLMIDAPGWGKDIDTLQAAGPKLIEVDPKHNILLSVHMWWPAMWGYDEARVRAEIIESVEADLPLVIGEFGDRWDDSEGGAIPYRAIIKTALEYDISFLPWSWGPGNNPQKHLDMTDDGSAEGLTGWGREVMLDEDYAIAKNAVKPDWECLLNGER, via the coding sequence ATGCTGACACGTTTGCTTCCACTTTCCGCCCTGTTGTTTTGTCTGCTCACCGGCCAAACGCTGGCCGCCAGTGACAAACCCGGCTTTTACGTTAAAGGGCGCCACCTTTACGACGCCTGCGATGCTCGTATCGTGCTTATGGGGCCCAACCGCATGGTGTACTGGATGGACCGCACCGGGCTTTCCAGCTTCAGCGAGATCGCCAAAACCGACTCCAACACAGTGCGCATTGTCTGGACCACCGAAGGCAAACCCGCCGAGCTGGACACAGTGCTAAAAAATGCGCGCCGCTTCGAGCTGGTGCCCATTATTGAGCTGCACGATGCCACCGGCGACTGGAGCAAGCTCAAGCTTCTGGTGGATTACTGGACCCGACCGGATATCGCCGCCGTGATCGCCAAGCATCAGGCCTACACCATCGTTAATATAGGCAACGAGGTGGGCGATAAAGTCGCGCTCGAGGATTACATTGCCGGCTACAGCAAAGCCATCAAACGCCTGCGCGAGGCCGGCTACCAAACGCCGCTGATGATCGACGCACCCGGCTGGGGCAAAGATATAGACACCCTGCAAGCGGCCGGCCCCAAACTGATTGAGGTCGATCCCAAGCACAATATTTTGCTGTCGGTACACATGTGGTGGCCCGCCATGTGGGGCTATGATGAAGCCCGCGTGCGCGCCGAAATTATTGAATCCGTAGAGGCCGACCTGCCGCTAGTGATAGGCGAGTTTGGCGATCGCTGGGACGACTCCGAAGGCGGCGCCATTCCCTATCGCGCTATTATTAAAACCGCTCTGGAGTACGATATCAGCTTCTTACCCTGGTCTTGGGGGCCGGGCAATAACCCTCAAAAGCATCTGGACATGACCGACGACGGCTCAGCCGAGGGTTTGACCGGCTGGGGCCGCGAGGTAATGCTGGACGAGGACTACGCCATCGCCAAAAATGCGGTAAAGCCGGATTGGGAATGCCTCTTGAACGGTGAACGGTGA
- a CDS encoding dihydrouridine synthase: protein MTLPENELKPNKRHNVLRRSYDKVKRKYAGKIRHKAIERAKTRIYLHGRKPEDYEPDILESIVKEEEDKIISEYKSRGIVALVAALGISLFP from the coding sequence ATGACACTTCCAGAAAACGAATTAAAACCTAACAAGCGCCACAATGTGCTGCGCCGCAGCTACGACAAGGTAAAGCGTAAGTATGCAGGCAAAATTCGCCACAAGGCTATCGAACGGGCCAAAACCCGCATCTACCTGCACGGACGCAAACCCGAGGACTATGAACCCGATATTCTCGAGTCCATTGTCAAAGAAGAAGAGGATAAAATTATTAGCGAGTACAAGTCCCGCGGTATTGTGGCGCTGGTAGCCGCCTTGGGCATCAGCCTGTTTCCCTAA